The genomic DNA TTGTAAAAAAGGGCTTGAAGATCGCTTCGTAATCACTCTTTTCGATACGCGAATTCCTGTTGAATACAATTACGGATATTTTCTCCTCGTCATGCTCCACGTGGAGTTTTACGGCGCCTCCTCCCTCTTCGTAGCCCGCGGCATTCTTCAGAACATTGTGAATTACCTGGTAGAATTTCGTTCTGTCTGCGTGGCAGGCAAGGTTACCCTTCCTGGGATAATCCACGCGGACGTCCCTGCAGGAGTCCGTTACGGCACCCACCGCATCCTGGATGACCTCGTATATGTTGAACTCCTCCATCGTCAGTTCATTATCCGTGAAATCAAGAAGCTCCCGGGTAAAAACGTCTATCTTCCTGGATGCCTCCAACATGGCTGTTATATACCGCTTCTGAACATCGTCTGTCACCCTCTGCTGAAGAAGCTCACTCATGCCCGTTATGGTATTGAGAGGATTTCTCACCTCGTGGGCCACCATGAGCGACATATAACCCAGGGGGATGATGTAATCCAGCTTCTCCATGCTCTCCATGAGGGTTTTGCGCTCTCCTTCGTCAGGACCGGATCGAACGTGGTCCATCAGGCGCTCTATGAGCTTGTAAACCTCCATCATCTGGCCCCGCTCTTTTCTGAACTCTTCAAGTCTTACAAATTGTTCCGCTTTCCTGACAAGGTCATTGAGAGGCTGCATCATGGCCCTCACGACTATCAGGCCGCACAGGGCGGAAAAGAGGCAGACGCCGAAGATCCAGAACCACACCACGTTGCTTCTTGCAGAAGCGATGACGTTAAGACCGATGGCGAGAGAGAAGAGACTAGTCAGAAAAGCTACGAGAGGTATGATCGTGTTGAGACTGTACCTCAAGTTGCCAGGGTCTCTGAAAAAACCTTTCAACCACCACCCCTCATGGCCTT from Syntrophorhabdaceae bacterium includes the following:
- a CDS encoding HAMP domain-containing sensor histidine kinase, whose protein sequence is GHEGWWLKGFFRDPGNLRYSLNTIIPLVAFLTSLFSLAIGLNVIASARSNVVWFWIFGVCLFSALCGLIVVRAMMQPLNDLVRKAEQFVRLEEFRKERGQMMEVYKLIERLMDHVRSGPDEGERKTLMESMEKLDYIIPLGYMSLMVAHEVRNPLNTITGMSELLQQRVTDDVQKRYITAMLEASRKIDVFTRELLDFTDNELTMEEFNIYEVIQDAVGAVTDSCRDVRVDYPRKGNLACHADRTKFYQVIHNVLKNAAGYEEGGGAVKLHVEHDEEKISVIVFNRNSRIEKSDYEAIFKPFFTSKKGGKGLGLFIGMRNMKLHGGDIKVKSGDEGTTFTVELPVQVKQHINRGREDKKDNESPSA